From a region of the Leptospira kmetyi serovar Malaysia str. Bejo-Iso9 genome:
- the trpD gene encoding anthranilate phosphoribosyltransferase, with protein MEPRTAILKLIERKHLSTEEAEAFMGQVMRGEVSEILLSAFLTAMRANGESVEEVLGCTLALRKNALRPKTVFPFDLLDTCGTGGDGQGTINISTLSAITLASMGIKVAKHGNRSVSSHTGSSDILTRLGYKTEKTQEEVEAHLVSQGFTFLFAPMWHPSMKYAGPVRKELGFRTVFNMIGPLSNPFSPQFQIIGVYEPELMELFIKVLQALGLKKAMVCHSRDGLDEFSIFAVTDYSLLENGVISRHSFDPSSLNLPTLKKEEVYASSSDHAEALARRVLKGEEIAGSHAVALNAGAGLFVMGKAASIEEGSKIALNALLSGKTKKYFEDLISKE; from the coding sequence GTGGAGCCTAGAACAGCCATTCTCAAACTGATCGAACGTAAACATTTGAGCACCGAGGAAGCGGAAGCTTTTATGGGCCAGGTGATGCGAGGCGAAGTTTCCGAAATTCTTCTTTCCGCATTCTTAACCGCGATGCGCGCCAACGGAGAATCCGTCGAAGAGGTGTTAGGTTGTACCCTTGCGCTTCGTAAAAACGCTCTCAGACCAAAAACCGTGTTCCCGTTCGACTTGTTGGACACATGCGGAACCGGAGGAGACGGACAAGGAACGATCAATATCAGTACTCTTTCCGCGATTACACTCGCGTCGATGGGGATCAAGGTCGCCAAACACGGAAACAGATCGGTTTCTTCTCATACCGGATCGAGTGATATTCTTACGAGACTCGGTTATAAAACCGAAAAGACCCAGGAAGAAGTCGAGGCTCATCTCGTTTCCCAAGGGTTTACCTTTTTATTTGCGCCGATGTGGCATCCTTCCATGAAATACGCGGGCCCGGTTCGTAAGGAACTCGGGTTTAGAACCGTATTCAACATGATCGGACCTTTATCGAATCCGTTCTCTCCTCAATTTCAAATCATCGGGGTTTACGAACCCGAGTTGATGGAACTGTTTATCAAGGTTCTACAAGCTTTGGGACTCAAAAAAGCGATGGTTTGCCATTCTCGGGACGGACTGGACGAGTTTTCGATCTTTGCGGTTACGGATTATTCTTTATTGGAGAATGGGGTCATCAGTCGTCATTCTTTTGATCCTTCTTCTCTAAACCTGCCGACATTAAAGAAAGAAGAGGTTTACGCTTCTTCTTCCGATCACGCAGAGGCTTTGGCTCGCAGAGTTTTAAAGGGAGAAGAGATCGCAGGTTCGCACGCGGTCGCTTTGAATGCCGGCGCGGGACTTTTCGTCATGGGAAAGGCCGCGAGCATCGAAGAAGGAAGCAAAATCGCCTTGAACGCGTTACTTTCGGGAAAAACAAAGAAGTATTTCGAAGATTTAATTTCCAAAGAGTAA
- a CDS encoding bifunctional 3,4-dihydroxy-2-butanone-4-phosphate synthase/GTP cyclohydrolase II, with protein MIQPIENAIEEIKSGRMIILVDSEDRENEGDLVVAAEFADKEKINFMATFGRGLICMPMEAERLKKLGLNRMVDDYSLGDKHGTAFTVSVDAKHGTSTGISAQDRAITVQALLDEKTVSGDLMRPGHLFPLQAVPGGVLRRAGHTEAAVDLSKLSNLYPAGVICEIMNDDGTMARLPDLEKFAQKHGLNIYTIEDLIRYRRAKENLIRLEVESKLPTEYGDFTIRAYSTMIDDKIHVALIKGEIKKEDTVMVRVHSECLTGDIFSSNRCDCGPQLHSALEMISKEGKGVLLYMRQEGRGIGLINKLKAYNIQDKGYDTVEANEKLGFAPDLRDYGIGAQILREIGVGKMKILTNNPRKIVGLDGYGLEVVERIPIEIQPGSDNHNYLMTKKLKLGHMLGLG; from the coding sequence ATGATCCAACCCATTGAGAATGCAATCGAAGAAATCAAATCCGGAAGAATGATCATTCTTGTGGATTCGGAAGATCGTGAAAACGAGGGAGACCTCGTAGTCGCGGCAGAGTTTGCGGATAAGGAAAAAATCAACTTTATGGCCACGTTCGGCCGCGGTTTGATTTGTATGCCAATGGAAGCCGAGCGTCTCAAAAAGCTCGGTCTCAATCGGATGGTGGACGATTATTCGCTCGGTGATAAACACGGAACCGCGTTTACCGTTTCCGTCGACGCAAAACACGGAACTTCCACAGGGATTTCCGCCCAAGACCGTGCGATCACCGTACAAGCCCTTTTAGACGAAAAAACGGTGTCGGGAGATTTGATGCGTCCCGGACATTTATTCCCGCTCCAAGCGGTTCCGGGTGGGGTTCTGCGTCGGGCCGGTCATACGGAAGCGGCTGTGGATTTATCCAAACTTTCCAATTTATATCCTGCGGGTGTCATTTGCGAAATCATGAACGACGACGGAACCATGGCCCGTCTTCCGGATCTGGAAAAATTCGCACAAAAACACGGACTCAATATTTATACGATCGAAGATCTGATTCGTTATCGAAGAGCGAAGGAGAATCTCATTCGTCTCGAAGTGGAATCCAAACTTCCGACCGAATACGGCGACTTTACCATCCGCGCGTATTCCACGATGATCGACGATAAGATTCACGTCGCTTTGATCAAAGGCGAAATCAAAAAAGAAGATACGGTTATGGTTCGCGTTCACAGCGAATGTCTAACCGGTGATATTTTTTCGAGCAATCGTTGCGACTGCGGTCCTCAACTTCATTCCGCTTTGGAAATGATTTCCAAGGAAGGAAAGGGAGTTCTTCTTTATATGAGACAGGAAGGAAGAGGAATCGGTCTGATCAATAAATTAAAGGCTTATAATATTCAAGATAAAGGATATGATACCGTGGAAGCCAACGAAAAATTAGGCTTTGCTCCCGATCTTCGGGACTACGGGATCGGCGCTCAGATTTTAAGAGAAATCGGCGTCGGTAAGATGAAAATTCTTACCAACAATCCGCGTAAGATCGTCGGTTTGGACGGTTACGGTTTGGAAGTTGTGGAAAGGATTCCGATCGAGATTCAACCGGGTTCCGACAATCACAACTATCTCATGACCAAAAAACTCAAACTGGGTCATATGCTCGGTCTCGGCTGA
- the secF gene encoding protein translocase subunit SecF, which translates to MFDFIKYKYVSIGVSLALIIFGFTYTFVVHKGFANSLDFNGGLRTVIEFDKSVDRKKLETYFTDNNIEAVLLLLDKDKNHYQIDIGLGSVDAILGKYKQKNSLKPEDKVDVSGIDALISILIADFGIDKSKVLSANQVGAVVGGELSSTGTTLLGLTMVIILAYISFRFQFKFALGAIVALTHDLILTVAFIGFFQIKPSVPIIAALLTLLGYSINDTIVVFDRIRENAAGNLNETFGQTINSAINQTLGRTFNTSFATLISIVAIIIGGATELFDFAYVLTFGIIIGTYSSIFIAAPLVDIYDHIMRRVRS; encoded by the coding sequence ATGTTCGATTTTATAAAATATAAATACGTTTCCATCGGCGTTTCACTCGCCCTGATCATATTCGGATTTACTTATACGTTTGTGGTTCACAAGGGATTCGCCAATTCCCTGGACTTCAACGGAGGTCTGAGAACCGTAATCGAATTCGACAAATCGGTGGATCGCAAAAAGCTCGAAACTTATTTCACCGATAACAATATCGAAGCGGTTCTTCTTTTATTGGATAAGGATAAGAATCACTACCAGATCGATATCGGTCTCGGTTCCGTGGACGCGATTCTCGGGAAATACAAACAGAAGAATTCCTTAAAACCCGAAGACAAGGTCGACGTATCCGGAATCGACGCTTTGATTTCGATTCTGATCGCGGACTTCGGAATCGACAAAAGCAAGGTTCTAAGCGCGAACCAAGTGGGCGCGGTCGTGGGAGGAGAACTTTCCTCAACGGGAACCACGCTTCTCGGTTTGACGATGGTCATCATTCTCGCGTATATCAGTTTTCGTTTTCAATTCAAGTTCGCGTTAGGCGCCATTGTTGCGTTGACTCACGACTTGATTTTGACCGTAGCATTCATCGGATTTTTTCAGATCAAACCGAGCGTTCCGATCATCGCGGCGCTTTTGACGCTTCTCGGATATTCGATCAACGATACGATCGTGGTCTTCGATAGAATCCGCGAAAATGCGGCTGGAAATCTGAACGAAACTTTCGGACAAACGATCAACTCCGCGATCAATCAAACTCTCGGAAGAACGTTTAACACTTCTTTTGCGACCTTGATTTCAATCGTAGCGATCATCATCGGAGGCGCGACCGAACTTTTCGATTTCGCTTACGTGCTGACCTTCGGGATTATCATAGGAACGTATTCTTCGATCTTTATCGCGGCCCCCCTTGTGGATATTTACGATCATATCATGCGGCGGGTCCGCAGCTGA
- a CDS encoding bifunctional diaminohydroxyphosphoribosylaminopyrimidine deaminase/5-amino-6-(5-phosphoribosylamino)uracil reductase RibD, with amino-acid sequence MILLPETFREEMRKLSFLSTGETSPNPPVSCLITDIQNQEILSYGRTSPAGGPHAERNAYDQFVKKGLVGTAHNVWVTLEPCTHHGKTPPCMDLILEHKPKTLYYGWKDPNPLVSAKQGLEEAKRKGISIVQDSSLAQIAAESLFGFTSRIETKRPSMVIKVAVSKEGFFAAENKTQIQLSGAESSRLTAILRAKCDAVLVGPGTLYHDRPGLDFRLDSMEISEAVKFSLEKESLAEETETGFSALVKNILKYANDPEIRKIHKERAASYQPYRIFIIFEERNITEEWISKQKRINETYGSKKCVFLIAKEAVLERSTKEILLSLTEKEIRTFESSRLAEECFEFFSELGINLFLAEGGNLVYKTFSSKMKENDLILKIRTPRSIVQGIEPAFETNAKTLRWKSNVGDDIWEAHGCLRA; translated from the coding sequence ATGATTCTCCTCCCGGAAACGTTTCGGGAGGAAATGCGTAAACTTTCCTTCTTATCGACGGGCGAAACCTCTCCGAATCCGCCCGTTTCCTGTCTGATCACGGACATACAAAATCAAGAAATTCTATCTTACGGAAGAACGTCTCCCGCGGGCGGACCGCACGCGGAGAGAAACGCATACGATCAATTCGTCAAAAAAGGATTGGTCGGAACGGCGCATAACGTATGGGTTACTCTGGAACCCTGCACCCATCACGGAAAAACACCGCCTTGTATGGATTTGATTCTCGAGCACAAACCCAAAACCTTATACTACGGTTGGAAGGATCCGAATCCATTGGTCAGCGCCAAACAAGGTTTGGAAGAAGCGAAACGAAAGGGGATTTCGATCGTGCAGGATTCCTCGCTCGCACAAATCGCGGCCGAAAGTTTGTTCGGTTTTACTTCTCGAATCGAAACCAAAAGACCTTCTATGGTAATAAAGGTCGCGGTTTCCAAAGAAGGTTTTTTTGCGGCCGAGAACAAAACGCAGATTCAATTATCCGGAGCGGAATCGTCTCGTCTAACGGCGATTTTGCGGGCAAAATGCGACGCTGTTCTTGTTGGGCCCGGAACTCTTTATCACGATCGGCCCGGATTGGATTTTAGACTGGACTCGATGGAAATTTCGGAAGCTGTAAAATTCTCCCTTGAAAAAGAATCTTTGGCCGAAGAAACCGAAACCGGTTTTTCCGCTTTAGTAAAGAATATTCTGAAATACGCAAACGATCCGGAAATCCGAAAAATTCACAAGGAACGGGCCGCCTCGTATCAACCGTATCGAATTTTTATTATATTCGAAGAACGAAATATAACGGAAGAATGGATTTCCAAACAGAAACGAATCAACGAAACATACGGTTCTAAAAAATGCGTTTTTTTAATCGCCAAGGAGGCGGTTCTCGAGCGATCGACGAAGGAAATTCTTTTATCCCTTACGGAAAAAGAAATCCGCACGTTCGAGTCTTCCCGACTCGCGGAAGAATGTTTCGAATTCTTTTCCGAACTCGGGATCAATCTGTTTCTCGCCGAGGGCGGGAATCTGGTTTATAAAACCTTTTCCTCCAAAATGAAGGAAAACGATCTCATTCTAAAAATAAGAACTCCTCGTTCCATAGTCCAAGGAATAGAACCCGCGTTTGAAACGAACGCGAAAACCTTACGTTGGAAATCGAACGTGGGAGACGACATTTGGGAGGCGCACGGATGTTTACGGGCTTAG
- the rimO gene encoding 30S ribosomal protein S12 methylthiotransferase RimO codes for MEKKFYITTLGCPKNTADSMSMHHSLLEEGFTPASLPEESDFHFINTCTFIQSATEETIQTILSAAQVKKQNHQKLVVVGCFAERYPDNISAEIPEVDLFFGTGRYAQAGKILREKFPDMAPPKLEFNDDLLERLKLSSGIENYSKPYAYVKVSDGCNRGCSFCIIPSFRGKFRESPVEDILRDANRAIRAGAKEICLVSQDTVYYGRDSEVLLDMVRKVSEIDSLEILRLLYLYPDKKTEKLIRLMGQTPKIAPYLESPLQHVSSKILKSMNRAGESSAFKDLFSLAREVKPGLEIRTSFIIGYPGEDADDVDQILKFIEETRPEKVNLFSYSPQEGTKGAEFKQTVSEKEKSKRINMIRDAHLAILEEIHESRIGKTYDAIVDAIEDGQAVVRRLQDAPEMDEVVYVDDSSLIPGTIGKVKIDSFYEYDMNGTWVSR; via the coding sequence TTGGAGAAGAAGTTCTACATCACCACGCTCGGTTGTCCGAAGAACACTGCGGATTCCATGAGCATGCACCATTCTCTTCTGGAAGAGGGTTTTACGCCTGCTTCTCTTCCGGAAGAATCCGATTTTCATTTTATCAACACCTGCACGTTCATCCAATCCGCGACGGAAGAAACGATTCAGACGATTCTTTCCGCGGCTCAGGTGAAAAAACAAAACCACCAAAAACTCGTGGTTGTGGGTTGTTTTGCGGAACGTTATCCGGACAATATCAGCGCTGAAATTCCCGAAGTGGATCTGTTTTTCGGAACTGGAAGATATGCGCAGGCAGGAAAAATTCTCAGAGAAAAATTTCCGGACATGGCTCCGCCGAAACTCGAGTTCAACGACGATCTATTGGAAAGATTGAAACTGTCTTCGGGAATCGAAAACTATTCCAAACCGTACGCGTATGTGAAGGTTTCGGACGGTTGCAATCGCGGTTGTTCTTTTTGTATCATTCCTTCCTTTCGCGGAAAGTTCAGGGAATCTCCGGTGGAGGATATTCTCCGGGACGCGAATCGTGCGATCCGCGCGGGCGCAAAGGAAATCTGTCTCGTTTCTCAAGACACCGTTTACTACGGAAGGGATTCCGAAGTTTTACTCGATATGGTCCGCAAGGTTTCCGAGATCGACTCGTTGGAAATATTAAGACTTTTGTATCTATATCCGGATAAAAAAACGGAAAAGTTGATTCGCCTCATGGGTCAAACGCCGAAGATCGCTCCTTATCTCGAGTCTCCTTTGCAACACGTTTCTTCGAAAATTCTAAAGAGCATGAACCGCGCCGGAGAAAGTTCCGCGTTTAAGGATCTATTCTCCCTTGCCAGAGAAGTAAAGCCGGGTCTTGAAATCCGTACTTCGTTTATCATCGGTTATCCGGGCGAAGACGCGGACGACGTGGATCAGATTTTAAAATTCATCGAAGAGACAAGACCGGAAAAGGTGAATCTGTTTTCCTATTCTCCGCAGGAAGGAACCAAAGGAGCGGAGTTTAAACAAACCGTTTCCGAAAAGGAAAAATCGAAACGAATCAACATGATTCGAGACGCACATCTTGCGATCCTCGAAGAGATTCACGAATCTCGGATCGGCAAAACCTACGACGCGATCGTGGACGCGATCGAAGACGGTCAAGCGGTCGTTCGCAGGCTGCAGGACGCTCCGGAAATGGACGAGGTCGTGTATGTGGACGATTCTTCCCTGATTCCGGGAACGATCGGAAAGGTGAAGATCGATTCTTTTTACGAGTATGACATGAACGGAACCTGGGTTTCCCGATGA
- the yajC gene encoding preprotein translocase subunit YajC has translation MNSIILLQLAQAAGEGDKSPFSTLLLIPIMLVIMYFLVIRPQRSEEKKRKEMIDNLKKGDEVVTSSGIHGKVVEIKDNNEVVVLNIAKDTNVSFTASTVVKKKQADK, from the coding sequence CTGAATTCAATCATCCTATTACAACTGGCTCAGGCCGCAGGAGAAGGCGATAAGTCTCCTTTTTCAACTCTGCTTCTGATCCCGATCATGCTCGTGATTATGTATTTTCTCGTGATCCGTCCTCAAAGAAGCGAAGAGAAAAAACGCAAAGAGATGATCGACAACCTCAAAAAGGGCGACGAGGTCGTAACGTCTTCCGGAATCCACGGTAAGGTCGTGGAGATCAAGGACAACAACGAAGTTGTGGTTCTGAACATCGCAAAGGACACGAACGTTTCCTTTACGGCAAGCACCGTTGTAAAAAAGAAACAAGCAGACAAATGA
- the pgsA gene encoding CDP-diacylglycerol--glycerol-3-phosphate 3-phosphatidyltransferase, producing the protein MNKAIFNIPNILTMLRVAAVPFFVWFLFQKEIEFHIAALVLFIGASLTDLIDGYLARKWNQETEFGKFLDPLADKIIVTGCFITFIFLQEQIEFWMVCLIIGRDMLITSLRYLAIRQGQSIRTSMLGKVKTVFQMGAIVLILVFFVLVSSKKRILINEAYASGKESGLTVFEIATGNAIYFFQNPDKYNGIGDIIFGLGAFVPYWGMLITTAITVISGIRYFVTNSKVLAPSNIKRMFQKRGA; encoded by the coding sequence ATGAACAAAGCTATTTTCAATATTCCTAATATTCTTACCATGCTCCGCGTCGCGGCGGTTCCGTTTTTCGTATGGTTTCTTTTTCAGAAGGAAATCGAATTTCATATAGCGGCCTTGGTTCTTTTTATCGGCGCTTCGCTTACCGATCTGATCGACGGTTATCTCGCGAGAAAATGGAATCAGGAAACCGAGTTCGGAAAGTTTCTCGATCCTCTGGCGGATAAGATCATCGTTACGGGTTGTTTTATCACGTTTATCTTTTTACAGGAACAGATCGAGTTCTGGATGGTTTGTCTCATCATCGGAAGGGACATGCTCATCACGAGTCTTCGTTATCTTGCGATCCGTCAGGGACAATCGATCCGAACTTCCATGCTCGGAAAGGTAAAGACCGTGTTTCAGATGGGAGCCATCGTTCTCATTCTCGTTTTTTTCGTACTCGTATCCAGCAAGAAAAGAATTCTCATCAACGAAGCCTATGCTTCCGGTAAAGAATCGGGTCTTACGGTGTTCGAGATCGCAACCGGGAACGCGATTTACTTTTTCCAAAACCCGGACAAATACAACGGTATCGGGGATATCATCTTCGGTTTGGGAGCGTTCGTTCCGTACTGGGGAATGTTGATCACCACTGCGATCACCGTAATTTCCGGAATTCGATATTTCGTAACGAACAGCAAGGTTTTAGCGCCTTCTAATATCAAAAGGATGTTTCAGAAACGTGGAGCCTAG
- a CDS encoding SRP-less Sec system protein encodes MKKAAVSILIFLFLGNSILFSQDGEEIDFLEKVAEPKKTASKKSSGSSSSSSTKSSKKKEKKKSKKKKKKSSSTSPSNPEGTKKNVEPNGGEESSNSSSNNHSQNNSNNTNASNSSNSSNNGNASSSKNQEEQQLASASNADSGNLQKPYWVNEEMRIRPNNLPGYTVSAEPAKSEQGPSFQNRLADILKLGEDKKKEEEKKKVQEGQKSGSFFGFLSEYKKAIIIIVFILLFALYRLKAGKSRGSSGRRSPVTINKMRRD; translated from the coding sequence ATGAAAAAAGCGGCGGTCTCCATTCTTATCTTTTTATTTCTTGGGAATTCGATTCTGTTTTCCCAAGACGGGGAAGAAATCGACTTCCTCGAAAAGGTTGCGGAACCCAAAAAGACCGCCAGCAAAAAATCTTCCGGATCCTCTTCGTCTTCTTCCACGAAATCCTCCAAGAAGAAGGAAAAGAAAAAATCCAAAAAGAAAAAGAAGAAGTCTTCCTCCACTTCTCCTTCCAATCCGGAAGGAACCAAAAAGAACGTGGAACCGAACGGCGGGGAAGAATCTTCCAATTCTTCGTCGAACAATCATTCTCAAAACAATTCGAACAACACGAACGCTTCGAACTCCTCCAATTCTTCGAACAACGGAAACGCTTCCTCTTCGAAAAATCAGGAAGAACAACAACTCGCAAGCGCGTCTAACGCGGACTCGGGGAATCTTCAGAAACCGTATTGGGTGAACGAAGAAATGAGAATCCGCCCGAACAATCTTCCTGGTTATACCGTTTCCGCCGAACCGGCAAAGAGCGAGCAGGGGCCTTCCTTTCAAAACCGTCTTGCCGACATACTCAAGTTAGGCGAAGACAAGAAGAAAGAAGAAGAAAAAAAGAAGGTTCAGGAAGGGCAGAAGTCCGGCTCCTTCTTCGGATTTCTTTCCGAATATAAAAAAGCCATCATCATCATCGTCTTTATATTATTATTCGCTTTGTACAGACTGAAAGCCGGTAAATCCCGCGGCAGTTCCGGCCGTAGATCCCCGGTTACCATCAATAAAATGAGAAGAGACTAG
- the secD gene encoding protein translocase subunit SecD, with protein sequence MKSATWIFLPLVIILAATVILYPNFATRELEIAVRKEFVLLPEDQKKAILTKFEERWNHEYKQSDWTISPAPTSLKEEPFLLVKGRFITSAKINQISQENPELILEAKNKLRPTIVEEWITKGRPLTIKLGLDLQGGMRVAMKGDFEDYASKLRESYIKEIETLNKTVADPSVDAKEKKKAKDRLEEIESYFELSPSRKLLELEKAKLIIDNRLTSQNLTEPQVRIQKDQDSIEVSLPGVTNSSQILEIIQNTETVEYRLEESENSAGPGLTYAAIIQQEENRLLESGKREETDIVKYQNIVKQKLGKAEQDKFLQSLEDKYKIPKDKFRVFAYWARGNNQNSPLLPRRFIVLEKAIALDGRDMRDARPSFENNSFGYIVSFTLTSAGAEKFFEITSQNKGRNLAIVWGDKVVSAPTIRGAIAGGVAQIDGSFAKEEAVDLANVISEGALPIPLRVLEMRFIGPTLGIESIEVGMKAVLIGFVLVMFYMLLIYRLSGMVANIALFANIIILSALLSLMGFTLTLPGFAGIILTVGMAVDANVIIYERIKEELQAGKSASVAVAQGFDNAFWTIIDSNVTTLISGILMIRLGNGPIKGFAITLCWGIVTSLFTSLFLSRMVMDLLVNKLGVQKLQIGFKKLES encoded by the coding sequence TTGAAATCTGCGACATGGATTTTCCTGCCGCTCGTTATTATTTTAGCGGCGACGGTTATACTTTACCCCAACTTCGCAACCAGAGAGTTGGAAATTGCGGTAAGAAAAGAATTCGTTTTACTTCCCGAAGATCAGAAAAAAGCGATTCTTACCAAATTCGAAGAACGTTGGAATCACGAATACAAACAATCCGATTGGACGATTTCTCCGGCGCCTACCTCTCTCAAAGAAGAACCTTTTCTTTTGGTAAAAGGAAGATTCATCACTTCCGCAAAGATCAATCAGATTTCCCAGGAAAATCCCGAACTGATTCTTGAAGCGAAGAACAAACTTCGCCCTACGATCGTGGAAGAATGGATCACAAAAGGACGTCCTCTTACGATCAAACTCGGTCTCGACTTACAAGGCGGGATGAGAGTCGCGATGAAAGGGGATTTCGAAGACTACGCTTCCAAACTCCGCGAAAGTTATATTAAAGAAATTGAAACCTTAAACAAAACCGTCGCCGATCCTTCCGTGGACGCGAAGGAAAAAAAGAAGGCGAAGGATCGTCTGGAAGAAATCGAAAGTTATTTCGAACTTTCTCCGAGCCGTAAACTTCTCGAACTCGAAAAGGCGAAACTCATCATCGACAATCGTCTTACAAGCCAGAACCTTACCGAACCTCAGGTGAGAATTCAAAAGGATCAGGATTCGATCGAGGTTTCTCTTCCCGGCGTGACCAATTCTTCCCAGATTTTGGAAATCATCCAGAACACCGAAACCGTGGAATACCGTTTGGAAGAATCCGAAAACTCGGCGGGTCCAGGTCTGACGTACGCGGCGATCATCCAGCAGGAAGAAAACAGACTTCTGGAAAGCGGTAAACGCGAAGAAACCGACATCGTTAAATATCAGAACATCGTAAAACAAAAATTAGGGAAAGCGGAACAGGATAAGTTTCTTCAATCCCTGGAAGACAAATACAAAATTCCGAAAGATAAATTTAGAGTTTTTGCATATTGGGCGAGAGGGAACAATCAGAATTCTCCTTTGCTTCCGAGAAGATTTATCGTTCTCGAAAAAGCGATCGCTCTCGACGGACGCGATATGCGCGACGCAAGGCCTTCTTTTGAAAACAATTCCTTCGGTTATATCGTATCGTTTACGTTAACGAGCGCGGGCGCGGAGAAATTTTTCGAAATCACTTCCCAGAACAAGGGAAGAAATCTCGCGATCGTTTGGGGAGACAAAGTCGTTTCCGCGCCGACCATTCGCGGCGCGATCGCGGGCGGCGTGGCTCAGATCGACGGTTCTTTTGCAAAAGAAGAAGCGGTGGATCTTGCGAACGTAATCAGCGAAGGCGCTCTTCCGATTCCTCTGCGAGTTCTTGAGATGAGATTTATCGGACCCACTCTCGGGATAGAATCGATCGAAGTCGGTATGAAAGCCGTGTTGATCGGATTCGTTCTCGTGATGTTCTATATGTTGCTCATCTATAGACTTTCGGGAATGGTCGCAAACATCGCGTTATTCGCGAACATCATCATCTTAAGCGCGCTTCTTTCTCTCATGGGATTTACTCTGACTCTTCCGGGTTTTGCGGGGATCATCTTGACCGTCGGTATGGCCGTCGATGCGAACGTGATCATCTACGAAAGAATCAAGGAAGAATTGCAAGCGGGTAAATCCGCTTCCGTTGCGGTGGCGCAGGGGTTTGATAACGCGTTCTGGACGATCATAGACAGTAACGTGACCACGTTGATCTCCGGAATTCTGATGATCCGTCTCGGAAACGGTCCGATCAAAGGGTTTGCGATCACACTTTGTTGGGGTATCGTCACTTCTCTTTTTACGTCCTTGTTCCTCAGCCGAATGGTGATGGATCTTTTGGTCAATAAGCTGGGAGTTCAAAAACTCCAGATCGGCTTTAAAAAATTGGAGTCTTAA
- a CDS encoding riboflavin synthase, translated as MFTGLVETTGKILEIQETNEGRGFLVETKWVQPDLKLGDSISVNGCCQTVTEFTNEGSRFRFYASFKTLELTNFKFLKVGEEVNLERSALPTTRLGGHLVSGHVDGTGKILSKEEREGGAVICYTVQNDPSLSRYIAPRGSITVDGISLTVVDSRPKEFDLVLIPETLKKTNAKSWNSDTILNLEIDLVARYLEQLLKSKE; from the coding sequence ATGTTTACGGGCTTAGTGGAAACGACCGGAAAAATTTTAGAGATACAGGAAACGAACGAGGGCAGGGGATTTCTCGTCGAAACAAAATGGGTTCAACCCGATCTAAAACTCGGCGATTCGATTTCGGTTAACGGATGTTGTCAAACCGTCACCGAGTTTACGAACGAAGGAAGTCGCTTTCGTTTTTATGCGAGTTTTAAAACTCTCGAACTCACGAACTTCAAATTTCTCAAGGTCGGAGAGGAAGTGAACTTGGAAAGAAGCGCTCTTCCGACAACACGACTCGGAGGACATCTGGTCAGCGGCCACGTGGACGGAACGGGAAAAATTCTCAGCAAAGAAGAAAGAGAGGGAGGAGCCGTGATCTGTTATACGGTCCAAAACGATCCTTCCCTTTCCCGATATATCGCTCCGAGAGGAAGTATCACCGTCGACGGGATTTCTTTGACGGTGGTCGATTCGAGACCGAAAGAATTCGACCTGGTTTTGATTCCGGAAACTCTCAAAAAGACGAATGCGAAGTCCTGGAATTCCGACACGATTCTCAACTTGGAAATCGATTTGGTGGCGCGGTATTTGGAACAGCTTCTTAAGTCCAAGGAATAG